Proteins from a single region of Oenanthe melanoleuca isolate GR-GAL-2019-014 chromosome 12, OMel1.0, whole genome shotgun sequence:
- the LOC130258336 gene encoding serine/arginine repetitive matrix protein 2-like — MCERKQEGPDAREPACMLCHRTEADPDTCGDKLEKFGLCAHVFCLYFATLLPRQENERVGLMGFLPRDIHLAVRRAAQKHCCVCGQSGATILCCEENCGRWFHLPCAKEGGCVNEYIIPYSSYCSEHCPELDVQVTPEPGTECPICLEPVEDRMSFRTMMCPACKRAWFHRDCIQGQAMRAGLLFFQCPLCRDGEEFVVQMFIMGIRIPFREPTWEDNDAFEDLGERHSQCNARKCLYPGGREQAEEHGPWELLLCSSCAAEGTHRRCSGLRNCIESWECDTCAGLGTASRDGPELHGPSLTSQSGLEPPHGSPESEAISPSSHSLLPSGLAPQSPETSRRSSHRHAAVQTSLPPSSLDTSSSSTSGSTYSSSTDPENRVHCRCAGPERRRNGSRQQGRTPNRPIQSRSHRDRSRRAKPRAERCRQRETPSREFPRRSCSRLQRRATSPAVLRRSWSDRSHMRISGADRPRRRETWSQIFPRQSCSRLQSLALSPDVWSRSHRDRSHRRISRAERPRRRDAPLLASPRRSRSRLQHRATSPTVQTRSRRGSSYRRTSGTEGPRRRETWSQTFPRLSHSRLQRQAQSPAVQTRSRRGRDTRTASRADRPRRTETPSGPSPRRSRSRLQRRASNRPVRCRSCQDRSSSTAARADRPRRRGTPSGTSRRSSRARQRHRPSTWT; from the exons ATGTGTGAGAGGAAGCAGGAGGGCCCTGATGCCAGGGAGCCAG caTGCATGCTGTGTCACCGCACTGAGGCTGACCCGGACACCTGCGGTGACAAACTGGAGAAGTTCGGGCTCTGTGCCCACGTGTTCTGCCTG tattttgcCACACTACTTCCCAGACAAGAAAATGAACGTGTTGGACTCATGGGCTTTCTCCCACGAGATATCCACCTTGCAGTCAGGCGGGCGGCACAGAAG cactgctgtgtctgCGGCCAGAGCGGGGCCACCATCCTGTGCTGCGAGGAAAACTGCGGCAGATGGTTccacctgccctgtgccaaGGAGGGCGGCTGTGTGAATGAATACATAATCCCATACAG ctcctACTGCTCTGAGCACTGTCCAGAGCTGGACGTGCAGGTGACTCCAGAGCCAGGCACCGAATGCCCCATCTGCCTGGAGCCTGTGGAGGACAGAATGTCCTTCAGAACCATGATGTGCCCAGCGTGCAAAAGGGCCTGGTTCCACAGGGACTGCATCCAG ggacaggccatgCGCGCtggtcttttatttttccagtgccCCCTGTGCAGAGATGGTGAGGAATTTGTTGTCCAAATGTTCATCATGGGGATCCGAATCCCCTTCAG AGAACCAACATGGGAGGACAATGACGCCTTTGAGGATCTAGGAGAGAGACACAGCCAGTGCAATGCCAGGAAATGCCTTTACCCAGGAGgcagggaacaggcagaggAACATGG GCCCTGGGAACTGCTCCTatgctcctcctgtgctgctgagggcaCCCACAGGCGCTGCTCTGGCCTGAGAAACTGCATAGAAAGCTGGGAGTGTGACACCTGTGCTGGTCTTGGCACAG cctccagggatgggccgGAGCTCCATGGCCCCAGCCTGACCAGCCAGTCAGGACTGGAGCCTCCTCATGGCTCCCCAGAATCAGAGGccatcagccccagctcccacagcctgcTGCCATCGGGTCTGGCTCCCCAGTCTCCAGAGACCAGCAGGCGCAGCAGCCACCGACATGCAGCAGTGCAGACGTCACTGCCACCTTCCTCGCTGGACACCAGCAGCTCAAGCACATCAGGGTCAACATACAGCAGCTCCACAGACCCTGAGAACAGGGTCCATTGCAGATGTGCAGGGCCTGAGCGCAGGCGAAACGGCTCTCGCCAGCAAGGTCGGACCCCAAATCGACCCATCCAGTCAAGGAGTCACCgtgacaggagcaggagggcaaAACCAAGGGCTGAGAGGTGCAGGCAAAGGGAGACGCCATCACGGGAATTCCCCAGACGCAGCTGCTCCCGCCTGCAGCGTCGGGCCACGAGTCCAGCTGTTCTGAGAAGGAGTTGGAGTGACAGGAGCCACATGAGAATTTCAGGAGCTGACAGGCCCAGGCGAAGGGAGACATGGTCACAGATATTTCCCAGACAAAGTTGCTCTCGCCTGCAGTCTCTGGCCTTAAGTCCAGACGTCTGGTCAAGGAGTCACCGTGACAGGAGCCACAGGAGAATTTCAAGGGCCGAGAGGCCCAGGCGAAGGGACGCACCATTGTTGGCATCTCCCAGACGCAGCCGCTCCCGCCTGCAGCATCGGGCCACAAGTCCCACTGTTCAGACAAGAAGTCGGCGTGGCAGTAGCTACAGGAGAACTTCAGGGACTGAGGGGCCCAGGCGAAGGGAGACATGGTCGCAAACATTCCCCCGTCTCAGCCACTCCCGCCTGCAGCGTCAGGCCCAGAGTCCCGCTGTTCAGACAAGGAGTCGGCgtggcagggacaccaggacagcATCACGGGCTGACAGGCCCAGACGAACAGAGACACCATCAGGGCCGTCCCCCCGACGCAGCCGCTCCCGCCTGCAGCGTCGGGCCTCGAATCGACCTGTCCGGTGCAGGAGTtgccaggacaggagcagcagcacagcagcaagggCTGACAGACCCAGGCGCAGGGGGACACCGTCAGGGACGTCGCGCAGGAGCAGCCGCGCCCGCCAGCGACATCGGCCCTCAACTTGGAcctga
- the LOC130258256 gene encoding PHD finger protein 7-like gives MCERKQEGPDAREPACMLCHRTEADPDTCGDKLEKFGLCAHVFCLYFTTLIPRQENERVGLMGFLPRDIHLAVRRAAQKHCCVCGQSGATILCCEENCGRWFHLPCAKEGGCVTQYLPNYSSYCSEHFPKLDVQVTPEPGTECPICLEPVEDGMSYRTMVCPACKRAWFHRDCIQGQAMRTGYLCLHCPFCRNVREFLTQMFIMGIRIPFRLPTWEEDDTFADLEERHSQCNARKCLYPGGREQAEEHGPWELLLCSSCAAEGTHRRCSGLRNCIESWECDTCAGLGTASRDGPELHGPSLTSQSGLEPPHGSPESEAISPSSHSLLPSGLAPQSPETSRRSSHRHAAVQTSLPPSSLDTSSSSTSGSTYSSSTDPENRVHCRCAGPERRRNGSRQQGRTPNRPIQSRSHRDRSRRAKPRAERRRQRETPSREFPRRSCSRLQRRATSPADQTRNLRDRSHRRTSGTEGPRRRETWSETFPRRSRSRLQRQAQSPAVRSRSHRDRSHRTTSRAERPRRTETPSGPSPRRSRSRLQRQAQSPAVQTRSRRGRDTRTASRADRPRRTETPSGPSPRRSRSRLQRRASNRPVRCRSCQDRSSSTAARADRPRRRGTPSGTSRRSSRARQRHRPSTWT, from the exons ATGTGTGAGAGGAAGCAGGAGGGCCCTGATGCCAGGGAGCCAG caTGCATGCTGTGTCACCGCACTGAGGCTGACCCGGACACCTGCGGTGACAAACTGGAGAAGTTTGGGCTTTGTGCCCACGTGTTCTGCCTG tattttacCACTTTGATTCCTCGGCAAGAAAATGAACGCGTTGGACTCATGGGCTTTCTCCCACGAGATATCCACCTTGCAGTCAGGCGGGCGGCACAGAAG cactgctgtgtctgCGGCCAGAGCGGGGCCACCATCCTGTGCTGCGAGGAAAACTGCGGCAGATGGTTccacctgccctgtgccaaGGAGGGCGGCTGTGTCACGCAGTATCTTCCAAATTACAG ctcctACTGCTCTGAGCACTTTCCAAAGCTGGATGTGCAGGTGACTCCAGAGCCAGGCACCGAATGCCCCATCTGCCTGGAGCCTGTGGAGGACGGAATGTCCTACAGAACCATGGTGTGCCCAGCGTGCAAAAGGGCCTGGTTCCACAGGGACTGCATCCAG ggacaggccatgCGCACTGGCTATTTATGCCTCCACTGCCCCTTCTGCAGAAACGTTAGAGAATTTCTAACCCAAATGTTCATCATGGGGATCCGAATCCCCTTCAG ACTCCCAACATGGGAGGAAGATGACACCTTTGCAGATTTAGAGGAAAGGCACAGCCAGTGCAATGCCAGGAAATGCCTTTACCCAGGAGgcagggaacaggcagaggAACATGG GCCCTGGGAACTGCTCCTatgctcctcctgtgctgctgagggcaCCCACAGGCGCTGCTCTGGCCTGAGAAACTGCATAGAAAGCTGGGAGTGTGACACCTGTGCTGGTCTTGGCACAG cctccagggatgggccgGAGCTCCATGGCCCCAGCCTGACCAGCCAGTCGGGACTGGAGCCTCCTCATGGCTCCCCAGAATCAGAGGccatcagccccagctcccacagcctgcTGCCATCGGGTCTGGCTCCCCAGTCTCCAGAGACCAGCAGGCGCAGCAGCCACCGACATGCAGCAGTGCAGACGTCACTGCCACCTTCCTCGCTGGACACCAGCAGCTCAAGCACATCAGGGTCAACATACAGCAGCTCCACAGACCCTGAGAACAGGGTCCATTGCAGATGTGCAGGGCCTGAGCGCAGGCGAAACGGCTCTCGCCAGCAAGGTCGGACCCCAAATCGACCCATCCAGTCAAGGAGTCACCgtgacaggagcaggagggcaaAACCAAGGGCTGAGAGGCGCAGGCAAAGGGAGACGCCATCACGGGAATTCCCCAGACGCAGCTGCTCCCGCCTGCAGCGTCGGGCCACGAGTCCAGCTGATCAGACAAGGAATCTTCGTGACAGGAGCCACAGGAGAACTTCAGGGACTGAGGGGCCCAGGCGAAGGGAGACATGGTCAGAGACATTCCCCAGACGCAGCCGCTCCCGCCTGCAGCGTCAGGCCCAGAGTCCAGCTGTCCGGTCAAGGAGTCACCGTGACAGGAGCCACAGGACAACTTCAAGAGCCGAAAGGCCCAGACGAACAGAGACACCATCAGGGCCGTCCCCCAGACGCAGCCGCTCCCGCCTGCAGCGTCAGGCCCAGAGTCCCGCTGTTCAGACAAGGAGTCGGCgtggcagggacaccaggacagcATCACGGGCTGACAGGCCCAGACGAACAGAGACACCATCAGGGCCGTCCCCCAGACGCAGCCGCTCCCGCCTGCAGCGTCGGGCCTCGAATCGACCTGTCCGGTGCAGGAGTtgccaggacaggagcagcagcacagcagcaagggCTGACAGACCCAGGCGCAGGGGGACACCGTCAGGGACCTCGCGCAGGAGCAGCCGCGCCCGCCAGCGACATCGGCCCTCAACTTGGAcctga